From the genome of Oncorhynchus clarkii lewisi isolate Uvic-CL-2024 chromosome 11, UVic_Ocla_1.0, whole genome shotgun sequence, one region includes:
- the LOC139420624 gene encoding transcription factor 24-like codes for MVGRQTIRMDSGNGPVTVMDESPTSSPSPSPDMLTTDSRRPEALQLSRVVQAGGLCGRGRPAATNAARERSRVQTLRSAFLELQRTLPSVPPDTKLSKLDVLILATTYIAHLTQTLQEEGMDEGDSTRQTEALRSLKGDGYLHPVKKWPMRSRLYVGASGQFLNNSKQTENRGESSSTSRT; via the exons ATGGTTGGAAGACAGACGATCCGCATGGATAGTGGAAATGGCCCAGTGACAGTTATGGATGAGAGTCCCACAtctagccccagccccagtcctgACATGCTGACCACCGACAGTCGGCGTCCAGAGGCCCTGCAGCTCTCCAGGGTGGTCCAGGCCGGTGGGCTCTGTGGCAGAGGACGGCCGGCAGCAACCAACGCAGCGCGGGAGAGGAGTCGAGTGCAGACCCTGAGAAGCGCGTTCCTGGAGTTACAGAGGACTCTGCCGTCGGTGCCACCGGACACCAAACTGTCCAAGCTCGACGTGTTGATTTTGGCCACCACGTACATTGCCCATCTGACTCAGACCTTGcaagaggaagggatggatgagggAGATAGCACTAGACAAACAGAGGCCTTACGCTCGCTGAAAGGTGATGGTTACCTGCACCCTGTGAAA AAGTGGCCGATGCGATCCAGGTTATACGTCGGAGCCAGCGGTCAGTTTCTGAACAATTCAAAACAGACAGAAAATCGAGGTGAATCATCGTCAACCTCAAGGACATAA